The Hymenobacter swuensis DY53 genome includes the window ACGCTCAGAATGGCAGCAACCGCACGCTGGCTGGCTTGGCTGAAACCGAAGCCAAAAACGCCCGTGCCGCTACCAGCATTGTGGCCATGCGCACCAACAACGAGGTGCTGCCACTCGATCAGATCAACACGCCCGCCGCTGAGTTCAGCACCACCCGTATACCAGATACCAAGGAGTTGGTCTTTGCCTCCGGGCGGGAAGGCAAGGTATATGTCGGCAACGGAGAAGGTTACAACGACCTATACGCTGTCAAATTCGACGATGACCAGAAGCTGACCGGCGGCACCGTCCGCAAACTCGACCCAATCATTAATTCCGCCGATAAGCACGAAGCCAGTGCCACCTATTCGCCCGATGGCAAGATGATGGTATTCGCCCGTTCCAACAACGGCTCCAAAAAGGGCTACCTGAGCGTTGATTTGTGGGTTTCCTACTTCCGGGGCGGCGCTTGGACGGAGCCGGAAATTTTGCGCGGCGTAAACAGCAGTACCGCCGATGAGTTCTCGCCGGTTTTCTCACCCGATGGTCAGACATTGTATTTTGCCTCCACCCGTAAAGGCGGCCTTGGCGGCAACGACCTGTACAAGTCCACGATGGAAAGCCCTGGTCGCTTCTCCACCCCCGAAAACCTCGGCGACCAGATCAACACGCCCGGCAACGAAAACTACCCGGCCGTTTCCCCTGATGGAACTCTGTATTTTTCCTCCGATGGGCAGCCCGGCCTAGGAAAGCTTGACATCTTTAAGGTCGAGAAAGGCAAAGTGGTAAACCTCGGTGCTCCTATTAATAGTAACGGCGACGATTTCGCCCCCTTCTTTACAGATAAGAAGATGGGTGTATTCTCTTCCAACCGGTCCGGCGGCAAAGGCTCCGACGACCTGTATCTGTTCCGTGAGAAACCCATCAAGCTCGTCACCTTCTATGCTGATGGTACGCTGGTAGAACGTAACGACAAAACCGGCCAGACCGCTCCCGTCCCGAATGAGGCTGTAGGTCTCTATAATAATAAGGGACAGAAGCTTCAGGAAGCCACTACTGGCCCCGATGGTAAATTCAGTATGAAGCTCGATACGGCTGCCGCTAGCTACTCCCTCGTTGCTGACCGTCCGGGGTACTTTACCGCCCGCAATTCGCTTAGCACCATTGGCCGCAAGCCCGCCCAGGATGCGCTGCCCGATCCGATGAATGATGTGAAAGTGCCCGTCACTCTCACTCTCACCAAAATTGTTAAAAACAAAGCCATTGTAGTCGATAACATCTTCTACGATTACGATAAGGCCGATATCCGCCCCGATGCGGCGCTGGAACTAGATAAACTCGTAGAAACCCTCAACGACAACCCCAAAATCACCATCGAACTCAGTTCTCACACCGACTCTCGGGGTAAAGACGCCTACAACATGGCCCTATCACAGCGCCGCGCCGAGTCGGCTGTAGCCTACATTGTTTCCAAAGGCGTTGATAAAGCCCGTATTACGGCCAAAGGATACGGGGAAAGCCGCCCCGTGCTAAAAGCCGCTAAGACGGAAGAAGAATACCAGCGCAACCGCCGCACGGAATTCAAAGTGACGAAAATTGCCGAATAGGCTTTCCAAGCAGTCAAAAGGCCCGATTTGCACTAGCAAGTCGGGCCTTTTC containing:
- a CDS encoding OmpA family protein yields the protein MKHYLLPCAILSSAAVLTSCATSGSLSKADKRFARGEYEAAIALYKADVAKGRNVAQANYRLAESYRLSNRAELAEEYYKAAMAGGVKNSEAGYHYAQALRASGKFEEAAAQFESYAQNGSNRTLAGLAETEAKNARAATSIVAMRTNNEVLPLDQINTPAAEFSTTRIPDTKELVFASGREGKVYVGNGEGYNDLYAVKFDDDQKLTGGTVRKLDPIINSADKHEASATYSPDGKMMVFARSNNGSKKGYLSVDLWVSYFRGGAWTEPEILRGVNSSTADEFSPVFSPDGQTLYFASTRKGGLGGNDLYKSTMESPGRFSTPENLGDQINTPGNENYPAVSPDGTLYFSSDGQPGLGKLDIFKVEKGKVVNLGAPINSNGDDFAPFFTDKKMGVFSSNRSGGKGSDDLYLFREKPIKLVTFYADGTLVERNDKTGQTAPVPNEAVGLYNNKGQKLQEATTGPDGKFSMKLDTAAASYSLVADRPGYFTARNSLSTIGRKPAQDALPDPMNDVKVPVTLTLTKIVKNKAIVVDNIFYDYDKADIRPDAALELDKLVETLNDNPKITIELSSHTDSRGKDAYNMALSQRRAESAVAYIVSKGVDKARITAKGYGESRPVLKAAKTEEEYQRNRRTEFKVTKIAE